AGCGTCACAACATGACCTGAGTATGAGTGCGGCAAGCATGCAGGCTGCAGGAATGTCTACCCCTGCATACATCACTCTTCCAATCACAATGCCCGGTGCGAAACCGGGTGATGCTCAGCAAACCGTCCAGATACAGGTGCTGAATCCGAATCCAATGCCATCGCACGTAACATCCTCCGCCTCCACGGCTGCCACGACGCAAAGTGATCAGAGTACTGGGACGATACAGACCCCGAAATTCCAAATGGGCCAAATGCAGATACCGATTCAAGGTTTCCAGCAGGGCACCACGGTGCTAACGGTGGCCTACAGTCCACAGGACGAGGAAGTGATCCACAATCACGGTCTACCGGAGGGTATGACGATTGTAGCGGCTCTTCAGCCGCAGGATTTGCAATTGCTCGCCTCACAGAACGCTGCGAATGCAGCTttactgcagcaacaacaaaccatgGGCTCGAGTACGATATCGACGAGCAGAAAAGTGGACAGTGAAAACCCACCACCGTTGCGACAGATAAAGCAGGAGTCAAATGCGGGCGTCTGGAATCAGACAACCCTGTTGCCATCCTCACTACTTTCCGGTGACCTATCGGAGctcatacagcagcagcaattgcagcaaTCACGAAATCATAATCTCAATCTGCAGCCATTCTTGAagttcaatcaaaacaatgcACCCACCGGAATGATTAATGGAAACCATTCGGAACTGATTCTAGGGCGGCCGGCCGGTGCTGGCATTGGCACGACAGGAGCGAATGGCCCAATGATTAAGCAGGAAGCGCCGGATGATCATTCGAACGAAAACACCCAGTATGGGGCGGTAGATAGTAGCAGTATCGGTGGACAGCACGACGGATCGAACGATAATGGTCGTTCGCCGATGGGTAGTAGCCAtcgagagaacgagaattGTGACGCAGACGCCGGCACAACGCCCAACGGTGCTGACAGTGGCACGGGAACAGGCAAAGtgcgaagaaagcgaaagcacaAAGTGAAACTACCCAAGCCGAAACGGCAAAAGCCGGGACAAGTGCACATTACAACGGCGCTCGACGGTACGGTGCTATTCTGTTGCCCCGAGTGTCACATGGCGTACCCGGAGAAGGAATGCTTGGAGCAGCATTTAATAGTGCACAAGATCGAGCGGAGGTTCATATGTGATATCTGCGGAGCCGGCCTAAAGCGCAAAGAACATCTCGAAAGGCACAAGCTTGGCCACAATCCCGAGCGTCCATACATCTGCAGTGTCTGCATGAAGGGGTTCAAACGAAAAGAGCACCTCAATCTACACTTTGTCATACACAGTGGCGTCAAGACAGAGGTGAGTGCTTAGATACTGACCTTCGCGTTGACACACAGCAACGTTCTAACGGATTTTTCTATTCCTTTCCAGATATGCAATGATTGTGGGAAAGGCTTTTATCGCAAAGATCACCTACGGAAGCACATCAAATCGCATCTCACGCGACGgttgaaggaagagaaggcaTCTAATcggaaaaacaacaataacaacagcaacagcaataaccGGAATGCCAGAACGGTGGGTGGAAATGAAAGCAgtaccagcaacagtaccCCGAACAACACGAttagcagtaccagcagtcCCTTATCGTCCGTCATTCCACCGGGGCTTACTATATCCACGAGTGGTGCCGGATTTTTTACCGGCGGGCAAACGGCCTCCGTGGCCACGACGGCCGCGATACAACAGAATCTACTTCAGAGTGCTATCAACCTTCCGCAAGGAGTGACAATACATGTAAGTAACGGGGCAAGTGACAATTCTTTGGCAATCTGGGTTTACTCACGCTTACACCATTCCCCATGACCAAACACAGGTACCTACGGCCGACAACCAGACGCTGCCTGTTCAGATCTCTCTGCCGCATTTGGTGGCGCAACAGCAAACGGAGCCTGATGGTAGTACAAGCACGGTCCTAGTGCCGTCCAACGGTAGTGGTACCTCGGTAGAAGCCCTACATCAGCTGCACCATACAGTGCAACCACCTTCGAGCGCAAACACGGTTTCTCTTACCTCGTGAACAGCATTATATTGTGCTGATGGGTGATGATCAAGAAAGGATCCCGAGGGAATTCGGTTATTTAACATTAAATCGATCGTCCTGAGCTGGGAACGGCAAACGCAACAGCTGGGCACACACGTGGGAAGCACAACACAAGCAAAAGCAACGCGCGTTGGACAGTGgcatttgtgtttttattttctttataATATTTTCTATTGTTATCACCATATAATGTTAAGAACGCACCCTGTTCCACACAGTCCCTTACCCACTCATGGTAGAAGGGGGCTTGTAAGTTTGAATGTTCGATTGTGTTCGCCCCGGAGTTTCTTCGGTTCTAGTAGAAgtctttcgttgttttgtttttaaacaataaTTCTCTTCACTACACCCAATCACGTTGCTAAACCGGGGGGAGGTTTAGCGATTGCGTCGCTATGCGTCGTccttttgtcgtttttttttttcgttgttgatCTGCGTTTTACTTATTTTATTTGCTTGTACTCTGTTGAAGTATTTTTTACTATAGCTATCCTTACAGAAGAGAGGACAACATCATGCAGTTTCGACCATAAGTTTAGTATATTTATTTTAGTGAAGTACTTTACCGCTGAACTATAGAATCGCGTCGTGGCCTCTGAAATCTCCACCGAAAGGCGATTGATCGTTTGCACAATCGCAGGTTGTTCTCTTGCTTGGCCTGCTTTTAACTCAATGACGATCCCTAAGCAATGGTGGAACGCAAGTACGCATTGAATGCGTAATGTTAGATATTCGGCAATCATTAAATACTCTTTCCAGTTGTTTTTAACTAGCCATAAGGTTAACCTACGGTGAACGAGCATATGGGGTGGTATAGCTTGCCCGGCTACGCCTTGTACTGTACTAAAGCGAAAGAACACAAATGATGATGGGATGATttcacaaaaaagaagaaaataaaatggagTATTATATTTTTGGTAACAGCGCGTACTTTTTCTCTATTTTCGCCATTTGTTCACAAACAATTTGCAGAATTTGCGTACGCAAGATAGAATTCAACCTTCTTCTGGCAACTGTGCAGGTTCTGGAGGGTGGCGTGCTGCAGATCGTCTTTATCTTCTGTCGGAACCGTCGACGACGCATTTGACCGCAGGTATTGTTTGAATTCTTTTCTAGCCTCACTCAGAAGACTACGAACATCGGACAATGCTGACAGGATAAAGTGTTTCTTGAACTTTTTGCCGCACTCGGTGGGTCCTAGGAACAGAGTTTGAACGTAGGACTTGAGTGAAGCGGACGTCATTCGTTCGATAGGCAAACACTTTTGGCGACATTCGTTCACGACGGATTCTACAGCCATCACTTCCGAATCGAAGTTAGTGCTGGTTTTCAAATTCAGGCAAACGCCTATTAGGCAATCCACTACCTCCAGTGCGTTGTCGTGGAGATCGCCGAAAAAGTAActgaacacaaaacaataaccCGCCAGCACGTTGGCGATGTTGAAGCGAACGGCTGCGGAAGGTTCGTTTTTACAAATTTGTTTGAAATCTGCAATTTTACCCCATACCGGGGGACAGGAGGAAAGcagatgctgctcctgcaggGACCGTGAATCGAGGGGCTGAATTAGGTCTATTTTGTAGGGCTTTGTCCACCACATTTCAACCTCCGGTACCACGCTCATAATTTCCCCATTCTCCAGCATTCTTTGAAATTCCTCCTTTTCAGCGTTGGTCAGGTGTTCCCACACCTTTTCGGCATCATCGAGATCGATACCGTTCAACCGCGCCGTAAGATCCGCTTCTTGTTCGTCGTCATCCGAATCTAgctcccctttttcttctacgcactcctcgtcatcgtcatcatcaccgtcatccgCCTGTTGCTCTATCCGCTGTAAAATGTCCATCATGCTGCGTGCAGATTGGGCGGCATCGTCCTCGGATTGGCGCAATGCTAACTCTTCCACGATGTTTTCCCGGTAAAATCCTTCCGAACATTCCAAGTGGCTTGGCGACTTGTAGCAGGTCACGGAACAGTACAGGATGTTGCATCGTGGGCAGTTATATTTGGCCGTGTTGTCTGTGCAGCTGAAAGCAAGAAGGAATTGTTAATAAACTGCCTAACAGACTTTGGTAGGACAAATTGGTACACACATTTTGCAAATTTCTTCGGTCATCTTGGCGGTCTCTTGGCGGCAACACTGATCTAGAGGAGTACAGTGACCAGCACAGATAAAACCCACTAGCGATATTGGGTTTTTACCTCTTAAGCCTTCGTCTTACGGTTTTTCCTCCAAAATGTAATTTTGTGAACAATTAAAGCGAACATAACGAACAACTAGATCAAAACTGCGTGTTTTTGCTTAAGTGCACTTTAAAGATAAAGCGCGCTCAATTTTCAACCCCGCTTGAAACCATGTGCCtctgcgacacacacaaacagcacacacacacacacacttacaaaAATTCCCGCTCCCgctgggctgctgctgaaaaaTCGGCTGCGAAAAAAGGTTCCAGAAGTGTGAAATAAGTGCAAATTGTCTCTAAAAACGCTTCTCCGGACGGTTTTTGGCTGGTAAGTTATGGTTTCGATGAAGTTGGGCCTCGGTCAGTGTTTTATGCGTGGGAAATCCGCGGCGAAAAATCCAAGATTGTGAGTCAACTTTTCGTTCAAAATGGCGGAGccccaattttttttgcttcgatcgtgtgtctgtggttgCTCACGTAGCGGAGCGTGAGCGTAATTTGCGCGTTTGCCAGCTTGGTGGGCAGGTGGCCGAAAttaatcttcttctttttcgtgaCGTGTTTCGTCGATGTCACCGCGGTACTGAAAGgactttctctttttcctccccacagtCGAGCTGGCCGCCAGCGGGTAATTTTCTACTGTGCAACTCCGAGGGTCACATAAATAGCGAAACAGGATCGGGGCGGCGGAAGCCTCTCGCACTTCCGGCCGGAGGCCAGGCCGCTGTTCCGGGGCCCGTCGGGTGCACCGGCAGGAGCTGGTTCCTGTACCTGTGTCGAAGGCCGAGTACTGATCGGGCTGCAACGATGGACGAGGCGGCGGCACGTGACAAACGGTCACAGGAGATTGAAAAGGAGTATCTCTCCAGCCTGGCGGATCTGAATGTGAACAGCAAGCCGCTGATCAACATGCTGACCATCCTGGCCGAGGAGAACGTTGAGTACGCCCAGGTCATCGTGAAATCGGTGGAAAACCACCTCGCTCAGGTTAAACAATTTATGTCGATATTTCAATCTATGCTCCATATTTTCGTACATCGTTTGAGGTTGTTAGATCGAGTGCTGCGTAGTTGCTATATGAATGTTGGCTGACAACACATGCGTAAAACCACATTCAGTGGTTTTTCACCAGCAGTttcttgcggtgcggtgataACTGTGATCGAGTGAATTAAAGAGGACAAGGCCGTAAGTGAAATGAATGTGTAGTGTTAAACGGCTCTGTCGATGAAATAGTGACTTGTTTCCAGGGATCTGTGATGTTAGGCGAAACCTGTTGTTAGATGTAGATGCTCGTATTGAATTGCCTAGTGGCTTTATGTGTTGCTGTTAGCAACggaaaaacatgcaaaaattGCCCAAGAATCCAAGAGCATATGGTAAATCAATAGAAAGGTGTCAGAAGTGGTGTTGATATTTTGAGTGGCAAAAAAGTGTTGCAGTCACCAACAAGGCATTAGCAGTTAACCAAAACTAGACACTGTGTCGTTTGTCACTACCCAAGATGTTTCACTTGCGCCTTGAACTCGACTCGTTATGCAAAATGAATAATGAAGTCCCGGTCCAATCGGAACGGTTGATCTGTGATAGTGTTAGTCTAGCAAACAATATAATCCATTTAGAACATTATTTCGAGTAAAGGGGTGTACTCAGTAGATTGAGAGTTGCTTAGATTGCCAAAGGAACGCTTCCAGGCTGTTCCATTTTGAGATACCGCTCAAAGGAGTCCTTGAATCCAGTGACAACGCAGCATATTGGTCGAAAAACTTAGAACACAAACCAATCTGAAAACCATAGAGATCATTTAAAGTAGTCATTACGGTAAACACCAAGAACGGAtatgattgtaaaaaaaaacaacaaaacaagaagACGATGAACAGTGGATTACAAAATAGAACCCTGCAAAACAGATAATCAGACTGGCCATATAATCAAAATAGACTGATATAAAGTAAGAACGAAATCTTAATATAAGACACCTTGCTTTACACAACCTGTTGGTTGAGATAAACATAAGCACTGGAAAACATTCAGCTGTAGCATAATGATCCTATACCAAAGATGGTTGAGAGAGCAGTGTACCCTTTGCTCATTCCACGAGCATCATTCACAGGGGCCCTCATTTAGTCAAAGGACAAGATTCAACATTGACTATTGACCAATAAATTATTCTGAAGCGAAATATCTTTCAATTCCCTATCAGCTTAAATGACACGATTCGAAAGGAGTCGAACAGTTTTATTCCGTTAtcttttttgtattattttatGTTCGATCGCTCAGATTATGGCTTTTTGGAAGCATCCTATCTGTCCTATTGGATCACTGCcaattgtttattttatcgCAACAGAAATTGTCCACGATAAATCTGTGTTTAAAACGGGATACTATATGCATCCAACCTACTTCATTGTTGGTACTATGAAATTGAACTTCCTTTTCTGTTATGCTTACGATCCGATGCGACCAAAAGTATTCATGAATGAGTAATTTCATTTGCTGTAAGATCGGTCCATCTACGGattgcgctttttttttgttgatccTAATTACCTTAAACTGAACAAGTTTTGCATGATTTGAGTTTACATAAGCTATTTTGTATGTGATCATGTTTCCAAGGGGCATAGTATTGTGATAATTTTGTTGACGCAGAAGGAGTATTTCATTTGGATAAAATTAGTGGGAATTGTGATCCTCCTAATGTAATACACGCTTTTATTAATTACTTTCATTGATTAATGTATAGTTTACTGGCAACGTGATTTAAATTGCTCGATCTTCGTTGGTCGGGAGAAAGAGGCGCCATGCTCCTAGGAATTGGCGCGTGGCTCGCTATGATCGTAGTCCGTGTTTCCATCGTCGCTTTCCCCTTAAGTCTTTACTTTCTGGTAGTCGATCATCCAGAtgctaaaataaaataaaaaagagaaacgagaTATAGAGCAGATCATTagaaaactattttaatttcatcaacAATAGCCTCCCTCCTTATAACATGCATTGATTTTGAATATAGGTTGGGCCAGAAGTTAAACTACCAATACTTTACCTCGTTGATTCCATCGTTAAAAATGTGGGCAAACAGTACCAATCGCTGTTTAGTCAGGTCATAGTGAACATGTTTTGCGGCGTGTTTGAGACGGTACGTAATACTGAGGGAGATGAGACCACATGAGACAGTAATGCACTACACCGAGCGTAACTAATTCTTGACGAGTGTTTTGGGCGTCCAACAGGTGAATGAACGGGTTCGGGAGAAAATGTTTGGATTGCGACAAACGTGGAACGACGTGTTTCCTCAGTCTAAGCTGTATGCGTTGGACATCAAAATCAACTCCATCGATCCGGGATGGCCAATCACGGCGCAGATGAAACCTAAAGGGCCTGCAATCCACATCAATCCAAACTTTCTCAAAGTAATGCTTATTATCGGCTTGATAGTAGAAGAAGAATTTGGCTAACTTGCTTTATATTTAAGGGTGTACCTGAACAAACGGCTGCAATTCATGCGGAACTCGAGAAGAAACGCCAGGAATTGTTAGAGCTGCAGACGCGAAAGTTGGAACTCGAATTGCTTGCCACGAAGAAGCGCATCGAAGAACAGGAGAAACAGTTGAGCTTACAGGCGGACAGTGTAGCAAAAGGGGTaatgtttttcgattttatattaaagatatttttttttctacttttggTTCCACTGTAACTTCGCTATCAATATTCG
The sequence above is a segment of the Anopheles darlingi chromosome 2, idAnoDarlMG_H_01, whole genome shotgun sequence genome. Coding sequences within it:
- the LOC125951467 gene encoding transcription factor Sp1-like isoform X2; this translates as MNFSQFSSPFPGSLVAANQFAAKFPQNLTNAANGQVLGLVSGGDGGVQLLRQSDGTTVSTASAVFQQASQHDLSMSAASMQAAGMSTPAYITLPITMPGAKPGDAQQTVQIQVLNPNPMPSHVTSSASTAATTQSDQSTGTIQTPKFQMGQMQIPIQGFQQGTTVLTVAYSPQDEEVIHNHGLPEGMTIVAALQPQDLQLLASQNAANAALLQQQQTMGSSTISTSRKVDSENPPPLRQIKQESNAGVWNQTTLLPSSLLSGDLSELIQQQQLQQSRNHNLNLQPFLKFNQNNAPTGMINGNHSELILGRPAGAGIGTTGANGPMIKQEAPDDHSNENTQYGAVDSSSIGGQHDGSNDNGRSPMGSSHRENENCDADAGTTPNGADSGTGTGKVRRKRKHKVKLPKPKRQKPGQVHITTALDGTVLFCCPECHMAYPEKECLEQHLIVHKIERRFICDICGAGLKRKEHLERHKLGHNPERPYICSVCMKGFKRKEHLNLHFVIHSGVKTEICNDCGKGFYRKDHLRKHIKSHLTRRLKEEKASNRKNNNNNSNSNNRNARTVGGNESSTSNSTPNNTISSTSSPLSSVIPPGLTISTSGAGFFTGGQTASVATTAAIQQNLLQSAINLPQGVTIHVPTADNQTLPVQISLPHLVAQQQTEPDGSTSTVLVPSNGSGTSVEALHQLHHTVQPPSSANTVSLTS
- the LOC125951467 gene encoding transcription factor Sp1-like isoform X1 is translated as MNETSSTTTTTTTLERREDDEKMDDNDNYIEYSKMNFSQFSSPFPGSLVAANQFAAKFPQNLTNAANGQVLGLVSGGDGGVQLLRQSDGTTVSTASAVFQQASQHDLSMSAASMQAAGMSTPAYITLPITMPGAKPGDAQQTVQIQVLNPNPMPSHVTSSASTAATTQSDQSTGTIQTPKFQMGQMQIPIQGFQQGTTVLTVAYSPQDEEVIHNHGLPEGMTIVAALQPQDLQLLASQNAANAALLQQQQTMGSSTISTSRKVDSENPPPLRQIKQESNAGVWNQTTLLPSSLLSGDLSELIQQQQLQQSRNHNLNLQPFLKFNQNNAPTGMINGNHSELILGRPAGAGIGTTGANGPMIKQEAPDDHSNENTQYGAVDSSSIGGQHDGSNDNGRSPMGSSHRENENCDADAGTTPNGADSGTGTGKVRRKRKHKVKLPKPKRQKPGQVHITTALDGTVLFCCPECHMAYPEKECLEQHLIVHKIERRFICDICGAGLKRKEHLERHKLGHNPERPYICSVCMKGFKRKEHLNLHFVIHSGVKTEICNDCGKGFYRKDHLRKHIKSHLTRRLKEEKASNRKNNNNNSNSNNRNARTVGGNESSTSNSTPNNTISSTSSPLSSVIPPGLTISTSGAGFFTGGQTASVATTAAIQQNLLQSAINLPQGVTIHVPTADNQTLPVQISLPHLVAQQQTEPDGSTSTVLVPSNGSGTSVEALHQLHHTVQPPSSANTVSLTS
- the LOC125951483 gene encoding zinc finger HIT domain-containing protein 2 — translated: MTEEICKICTDNTAKYNCPRCNILYCSVTCYKSPSHLECSEGFYRENIVEELALRQSEDDAAQSARSMMDILQRIEQQADDGDDDDDEECVEEKGELDSDDDEQEADLTARLNGIDLDDAEKVWEHLTNAEKEEFQRMLENGEIMSVVPEVEMWWTKPYKIDLIQPLDSRSLQEQHLLSSCPPVWGKIADFKQICKNEPSAAVRFNIANVLAGYCFVFSYFFGDLHDNALEVVDCLIGVCLNLKTSTNFDSEVMAVESVVNECRQKCLPIERMTSASLKSYVQTLFLGPTECGKKFKKHFILSALSDVRSLLSEARKEFKQYLRSNASSTVPTEDKDDLQHATLQNLHSCQKKVEFYLAYANSANCL